One genomic segment of Misgurnus anguillicaudatus chromosome 25, ASM2758022v2, whole genome shotgun sequence includes these proteins:
- the LOC141362195 gene encoding E3 ubiquitin/ISG15 ligase TRIM25-like, with protein MAEAHIFKDKFSCSVCLDLLKDPVTIPCGHSYCMSCITNCWDQDEMRIYSCPQCRQTFTPRPVLFKNVMFAEMVEELKKTKLQTAVPADSYAEAGDVECDACTERKYKAVKSCLECLKSYCQNHLKQHENLFNDRRHHLMNPTRQLHEMICSKHNKQLEIYCRTDQHCICYLCTMDKHKNHDTVTAVAERTEKQRVLGERQIQLHQIIEEREKELQELREAVDSHARSAQTAVEDSERIFIELIRSIERRRSEVIQLIRDQEKTAVSQAEGVMKRLEEEIDDLRRRDAELKQFSHIDNHIHFLQGFQYLSAALESSVSHRFTLSSLLSFDDVRKSLSQLKDKLEDFCKEEIEKISGEVTYMSVISNELKSREDFLQYFKQFTLDSNTVNTFIQLSDGNRTATYTKTNQQYPDHPDRFDHWLQVLCRESLCERCYWEVEWRGWVGISVSYKSISRKGSGNECGFGRNDQSWSLYCRDSSCSFIHNNKDTELPVVSRSCRIGVYVDHSKGSLSFYSVSDTMNLIHRVNTTFTQPLYPGFFIFSESTLKMCHLIK; from the exons ATGGCAGAAGCTCATATTTTTAAGGACAAGTTCAGCTGTTCAGTGTGTTTGGATCTCCTGAAGGATCCAGTGACCATTCCCTGtggacacagttactgtatgagCTGTATTACAAACTGCTGGGATCAGGATGAGATGAGAATCTACAGCTGCCCTCAATGCAGACAAACCTTCACACCAAGacctgttttatttaaaaatgtgatgtttGCTGAAATGGTGGAGGAACTGAAGAAGACAAAACTTCAGACTGCTGTTCCTGCTGACTCTTATGCTGAAGCTGGAGATGTGGAGTGTGACGCCTGTACTGAGAGAAAATACAAAGCTGTCAAGTCCTGTCTGGAGTGTCTGAAGTCTTACTGTCAAAATCATCTTAAACAACATGAGAATCTCTTCAATGACAGGAGGCATCATTTGATGAATCCCACCAGACAACTTCATGAGATGATCTGCtcaaaacataataaacaacTAGAAATCTACTGTCGAACCGACCAGCACTGCATTTGTTATCTGTGTACGATGGACAAACATAAAAACCATGATACTGTGACAGCTGTAGCAGAAAGAACTGAGAAACAG AGAGTTTTGGGAGAGAGACAGATACAATTACATCAGATAATtgaggagagagagaaggagCTTCAGGAGCTGAGAGAGGCTGTGGACTCTCATGCG CGCTCTGCACAGACAGCAGTGGAGGACAGTGAGAGGATCTTTATTGAACTGATCCGATCCATTGAGAGAAGACGATCTGAGGTGATACAactgatcagagatcaggaaaAGACTGCAGTGAGTCAAGCTGAAGGAGTCATGAAGCGTCTGGAGGAGGAGATTGATGATCTGAGGAGGAGAGATGCTGAACTGAAGCAGTTTTCACATATAGACAATCACATCCACTTCCTACAG GGTTTTCAGTATCTGTCTGCAGCTCTTGAGTCTTCAGTCTCACACAGATTTACTCTCAGCTCTCTTCTCTCTTTTGATGATGTGAGAAAATCTCTCTCTCAACTGAAAGACAAACTGGAGGATTTCTGTAAAGAGGAGATAGAGAAGATATCTGGAGAAG TTACATATATGTCAGTTATTTCTAATGAACTGAAGAGCAGGGAGGATTTCCTACAAT ATTTCAAGCAGTTCACACTGGATTCAAACACAGTTAATACATTCATTCAGCTGTCTGATGGGAACAGAACGGCTACTTACACTAAGACAAACCAGCAGTATCCTGATCATCCAGACAGATTTGATCACTGGCTGCAAGTGTTGTGTAGAGAGAGTTTGTGTGAACGCTGTTACTGGGAGGTTGAGTGGAGAGGTTGGGTCGGtatatcagtgtcatataaGAGCATCAGCAGGAAGGGGTCGGGTAATGAGTGTGGATTTGGACGTAATGATCAGTCCTGGAGTTTGTACTGCAGAGACTCCAGCTGCtcattcattcacaataacaaagaCACTGAACTCCCTGTAGTATCTAGGTCTTGTAGAATAGGAGTGTATGTGGATCACAGTAAAGGATCTCTGTCCTTCTACAGCGTCTCTGATACAATGAACCTCATACACAGAGTCAACACCACATTTACTCAACCACTTTATCctggtttttttatttttagtgaaTCCACACTGAAAATGTGTCatcttataaaataa